In Peptostreptococcus equinus, the DNA window GTGTGCATATCTTGTGTTATAACTGTGTCTACGCCTTGATACCTTTCCCAATTTGCAATGCTTATAACTGTGTGCGTCTTGTGCGTTTCTATTGTTAAAAACTGTGCATTTATTGCGTTGTTTATGGTTGTGCGCACAGTTTCACGTGTACAATCTTTTCCACATTTTTTTGCTATTTTTGAAAGAGAAGTAAATAATTGCCCTGGCTCAGTCTTATACTTAACGCCTTTGTATGTCCATTCTCTTGACTCGTGGTCAGCCATTAGCAAGATGGTCATAATGACATCTCTTTGGCGACCCGTTAATCCTTGGTAGAATTCATTATTTAAAATTTTTCTATAAATTTTAATCCATCCAGCCATATGCTTCACCTATCCTTGTATTTTTCTATATTTTCTGTTATAATCTTTATAATATTTTTTTTGAATTGCACTTGAGTTCCCAGCTCGGTGCTTTTTATTTTTTAATAAATTTTTAATATAAATAGCTATTAAAAAAACGGTTATATATATTGAAGCTTTATACATTATAAGTGCTACTGCCAACATTAGCATTGCTATACTTTCCAATACTATCATTTCCTAAACCCCTCTCTGCTTGTATATTACAATAGTCACATGCAAGACTAATTAACTCCGCTTTAATATCTTGATTCTCTATCAAATTAAATTCCTCGCCAGCTTTGAACCATTTTCCATCTTTAGATATTATTAATGCATGTCCTCGCAAGAAAAAGAATTTTTCGCTATCATCACTCTTTTTATACAACTTAATTAGTATTTTATTTTTCAACTCTTCATACTCCAATTTTACTGACTCATTATTTTTAGTTAGATTACCAACTCTAATTTTCAACATTTTTTTAAAATCATAAAAATTTAACATGTCTACCTCCTAATTACTATTCATAACTTGATTAAATCTTTCTTTACCTATATACTCTTCTAACTTACCTGGATAAATCGAATAAGTATATTTTGTATTACTGTCATGTGTTTTGTAAGCCGTTCCAAAAGGAAACTTATCTCTTTGTAATCCTATCCTTACACATTGCTCTGATTTATTAAGCATTTGAGCTACATGTTTTATTTTTATTTTGTTCAAATTTGTCCCTCCTTAATAATATTTCGTAGCCACTAGTTATTAATGACTTTATAGCTGCTTCCGCCTCCTGCCACTCATCAATCTCGTCACAATCAATAACCCCATCAGATGCTATTTTAATCATCGTGTCTTTCATAACTACATTGTTATTTAATATGTTTATAAAATTTAATACAGAGCAACATAGATCTTTACCAACTAAATTTTCTAACAATAGTTTACCAACTTCAGAATTGCATACATGATCATATGCTAGTCTCATATCTTTATAAGTTGTGCACATATTCTTAGCTATATCATTGCTAGGGATTCTCTCTCCCATCTCGTATCTTTTTAGAGAATCAACAGATATTCCAAGTTTTTCTGAAGCAACCTCCTGTGTCAAACCAGATGCCTTTCTGTATTTTTTATAAATATTTTCCACCTTTATGCCCCCCTCTCATATAAAAAGTGTATTTTTTTTCACTTCAAATTAACATTTTTAACTGTTATACTTTTCTAAAACAAAGATTAAGAAAAAAAGTCTTGAATTTCACATCCAAATATATTTGCTAAAACAGGTAACATATCGGCTTTTATTGTATATATTCCATTTTCATAATTGGAATATGTTGAAGCCTTTTTATAACCTAATTTATCAGCCATTATTTGCAAAGTTAAATTTTTTTCTTTTCTTTTTTCCTTAATAAAATCAAGATTTATTTTGCTCATTTAAACACCTCCTTTTCTATTTTAGAAAATCTATATCTTTATTTTATATCTCTATTTTAGAAAAGTCAAGATTTTATTTTCTATTTTAGCAAAATATATTTCCCTATTTTAGAGAAATGTTATAATAGTTCTATAAATAGAAAGGTGGTTTCTATGAAAATAGGAGATATAATAAGAAAATTAAGAGAAGAATCTAGCATCTCACAACTAGATTTTTCTAAAAAAATAAATATTAATAATAGTGTTGTATCAAGGATAGAACTTAATGAAAGAGCTGTAAGAGACGATGAATTAATAAAAATTGCAGACTTCTTTAATGTTTCTACTGATTATTTATTAGGAAGAACAAACGTAAGAAATACTGTTGATACATTTGCTGCACATACGGATTCAGATATGTCTGAGGAAGCTAAAGCAGAATTGGAAAACTTCAAAGAATACTTAAAGATCAAATACAAGTAAATTAGAGGTGATTAGATGAAAAATAAAAAAGGTTGCTTAATTGGATTAATTATATTTTTTTCTATTGGATTGTTAATTAATTTAGTTGACAATAAAAGTGTATTATCATCAATAAATAATACAAAAGTTGAACATAGAAGTGAAGTTAATACTCAAACAAAAAATAGTCAAAAGAAAAGATCAGGAGTAACACTTCAATCAAAAAAAGATATAAAAGATCTTGATATTTCTTTTAAGAATTCAATGAGAAATGATGTTACTGGTAATTATAGACTATCTAAATTCTCCGAAATGCTTGATTTTAATGAATTTATAATCTCTTATGGTAATAAATACTTTAACAGTAAAAACGAAGTTCATTTCATTATTAACTTTGCAAATAAAACAACTGCTGTTTTAAGAGATATGGGTGACCATTATTATGTAACTTATCATGGATATGTAGATAATGAAGAGCATGATGCAAAAAAAATTCCATCTGGTATGGTACTAAGCAAATATAATATATATAAAAATAATGGTGACATCGAAGATTTAAATAAATAATATTAAGGCAGGATATGCCATATTCTGCCATTTTTTACATCTTAAAATACGAACATTTGTTTGGGAAAGGCTTTTACTTGACTATAGAAAAAATTAATTCATATATTGAAAACAATAATATTAATATTGATAACTGTGACAGACTAAATTTTTTTGGTAAATCTGCATTATATTG includes these proteins:
- a CDS encoding helix-turn-helix domain-containing protein, producing MENIYKKYRKASGLTQEVASEKLGISVDSLKRYEMGERIPSNDIAKNMCTTYKDMRLAYDHVCNSEVGKLLLENLVGKDLCCSVLNFINILNNNVVMKDTMIKIASDGVIDCDEIDEWQEAEAAIKSLITSGYEILLRRDKFEQNKNKTCSSNA
- a CDS encoding helix-turn-helix domain-containing protein, producing MSKINLDFIKEKRKEKNLTLQIMADKLGYKKASTYSNYENGIYTIKADMLPVLANIFGCEIQDFFS
- a CDS encoding helix-turn-helix domain-containing protein; this translates as MKIGDIIRKLREESSISQLDFSKKININNSVVSRIELNERAVRDDELIKIADFFNVSTDYLLGRTNVRNTVDTFAAHTDSDMSEEAKAELENFKEYLKIKYK